AGATTCGGCTTCAAATACCTTGAAGAACTCTTCTCAGCCTACAACGTGAGGATCGAAACAATCTTCAAGAAAGATAAAACCCCACGAGAAGAACTCGTTAAAGATCTAATTACAATAATAACCAGCTTTGCCGGGAGACTCTATGAACTGAGGAGTCACAAGAACAAAAGGTTCGTTCAAGAATTTAAAAAACTCCTCGCGGAGGTTGAGAATAAGTGAAACTAACCAAAACAGTAATCCTTGAAAGTTACCCACTCACGGGGAGAAAGTTCAATGCAATAAAAGAGGTTTATGTTGAATACTCGGAAATACTACCACCACTAACAAACTACGCCGTTGAAAACAAAATAAAGAATCCCAAAAAACTCAGGAGACTCTTTTATGACGAACTCAAGGGGGAGCATGATTTACCAACCCACTATTACTACACCGTCTGCCAAGATGCAGTAACGAGGGCAAAGAGTTTCCTCGGACTGAAAAAGAGGGGGAAGGCCAAGACAGAGAAACCCGTCATCAGGAGGGTCTCCCTCTGGTTAGACGATGTATTGTGGGACTACAGAAGGTTCCCACAATTTAACACTCTTAGGGACGGGAGGAAAATCCTCATAATCAGACTAACAACGAAGAGGGGCAGGATAAAACTCCCACTAAAACCACACAAACTCTTCTTTAAATACCTAAACGAGGGTTGGAGGGTCAAACCATGTGTGAAACTTAGGTTAATTGAGGAGGAACGGAAAGTCCTCGCATACTTCGTCTTCGAGAAAGAGTTCGAGGAACTTAAACCAACTGGAAGTTTCCTCACAGTGGATTACAATGCGGATAATGTTTCCTTCGGCACTCGTGAGTTTTTAATCCAAGTCAAGACTGATTTGGGCAGGATGACGAGGTTCTACTCTGATGCAAGAAAAGAAATACAAAAATCCCACTCTATCGGTTGGAGGAGGAAACTCCCGTCGAAGAGGGGAAGGGAACTCCTTGAAAAGTTTGGGCGGAGGAAGAAGAACAGGAGGGCTGACTTGCAGAGGAAGTTTGCGAAGAGACTGGTCGAACTCGCCAAAGTGTTGAATACAACGATCGTCCTTGAAGATGTCCCCAAGAACTTTAACCAGAGGGTTGCGAGGAGGAGGAAGAAGGGGGAGAAGAGGTTGAGGGATACTCTTCACAATATTGGCATGAACGGTTTCCAACGTTTTGTCCTTGAGAAGGCGGTTGAGTATGGGGTTCCCGTGGTTTTTGTCGATCCCTCTTACTCATCCCGCGTGTGTCCTCGTTGTGGGGCGTTTAATGTGAAGCCCGATGACGACGCACTGCGTCGGAGGGTTTTTAACTGTCCAGTCTGTGGTTTTTCGATGGATAGGGATTTTGTTGCGGTTTTAAACTTGTTGGGGGTGTTTCCGTTCACCCCGAAGGCCAATGAACCACCAGTTGAGGACTCGGTGAGTCCGATGACGTTGGTGGTCGAGGCCAACCTCCTGCACCACAAAAACTCCTTGGTAGTAATTACTCAAGGACCACAACAAAAATAGGTGCAGGAGGAAACGGTTATCCAAGAAGAGAAGATAAGAACTAGAGAAGAGAAGGGGGATGTAGTCTCCACTTATCTTAGGGAATACTTAAAAAATGATAATTTCAAAGGTTAAATTGATGATGAACTTGGCCGCTACCCGATCGGTGAGGGAGTAACTCCGGTGCTGATTATATTATGAAACCAAAGAACCGATCAACATTTCCCGTGTAGGCTCGGATGTACCTTCTTGCCGCGCTTTCCCAGGAAAACTCCCTAGCCCTTCTTCTACAATTTTCCCTGATCTTCTCTAAAATGCTTCCAGGGAGTTTATACATTCTCATTATTCCTTCCGCTAAAGCATAGGGATCCCCAGGCTTCACCAAAAGGCCAGTTCCCCTTTCAGGATCATCATCCAAGCTTATCACGACATCTCTAAGGCCACCAACTGAAGAGGCTATTGGTATGGCCCCTAGACACATTGCTTCCAGGGAGACTAGGCCGAATGGCTCAAAATAAGAAGGAATTAAAACGAAATCCACTGAGCCGTATATTTCCCTGACAAATTCCCTGGACAGCATTTCAGTAATAACCCTGACATTATTATACTTACCTTCAATGTACCTTGCCCAATTTTCGAGCTCAGGATCACCTTTCCCTATTATCAGAAACCTCATCCCTTCAAACTCTTTAGTTGTTGATAGGATTTCAATTGCTCTAAATAGTGTGTCAACCCCTTTCTGGACTCTATCAAACCTACCTATAAATAGAAATGTGCTCCCATCATCTAAGCCAAGCTTGTTGAGCAATTTCCTCCTCCTCTCATTCCTGGAACCATCAAGATACCTTTCATTCCAGAAGGAGCAATCTATGCCATTAAAAACGTAAGTGATCTTTCCCTCAAAGTTCCTGAAGAAATCCCATTCATCCAAGAGATACCCCCTACTCACTGTAGTTACAATGTCAGCTATGTAACCCCCTGTATGCTCCGGATCAAGGTCTGGATAGGGAGCTAACTCAGATAATCCAGCCTCGTGAAAATAAAAGGCCGGGATCTTCGATTTATTTAGCCTGTGAATTGTGAATACAGCGGGAATTCGAAAGTACTTCTTTATCAATGCACCGGCAAAAACGCTATGCCAGTCGTGAAAGTGAACAACATCCGGAAGATTTTCGTTCTCAAGTAATTTATTTAATAGAAGAACACTTGCCTTTCCAAAGACTACAGACTTCCTAAGTAAACCCTCCCATCCTGGGCCATAAACGTCACTGTCATTCAGTATTCCACCACCAATTCTGTAAACCCTTAGCCTTCCTTCTCTGGATTCGTGAACATCGACATCAATGACCTCCCCAAATGCCTTTACACTCCCAATTTTTGAACCTTTAAACCTTCCATGAGAGGGTGTGAACACAAGAACTTCGTTACCGAGAGATGCCAAGGCCCTTGAGATTGATGTTAAGGCCTCTGAAAGGCCTCCAACTTTAACGGGAAGATACTCAAATCCAAGGATGAGAACCTTCATTCCAGATCACCCTAGGTATTTATTATTCCCTTAAATAAAGGTTTTCAGAAAGATTAATAAAATGGACAATGAATGAAAGGGCGATGAGGGGATATCTTCTTGTCTTCTTAGCTGCCTCGATGTGGGGAACACTTGGAATATTCGCGAAGTTTCTGTATCAGTTTAATCTCTCAACTTACACGATAATATTCTACAGGGTCATATTTGCTCTCATATTCCTGTTCGTATATCTAAAGATTAAGGGCATTCCAATCTTAGTTCCCAGGGAAAGATTAAAGTTTTATGTAGTTTACGCCTTCTTTAGCATATTCCTGTTCTATTCTCTGTATTTCTATACCGTGAAAATTTCATCTGTGTCCTTCGCAGTTTTAATGCTATACACAGCCCCAGCGTATTCAATAATACTTGGAAAGTTGTTCTTTAACGAGAAGATAACGAAAAAGAAGGTTATTGCCGTGATCTTAGTTGTATCGGGGGTTTTAAGTTTAAACTATGGAGGAATTAGTTTCACAACCAAGGCCATAGTGGTTGGGCTCGCCAGTGGAATAACTTACGCTCTCTATGGTGTCTTCGCAAAGATGGCCGTTAAGAGAGAGGAACCTGAGAGGGTACTCTTCAACGTTCTCCTACTTGGATCATTATTCTTGCTACCCTTCACGGACTTTAAGGTTCCTATTGAATCTATTCCCTATCTCTTAGCCCTTGCGTTCTTCCCAACATTCCTGGGCTATATCCTATATAACACGGCCCTGAAAACCGTTGAAGTAAGTAAAGCTTCTGTTATAGCAACGATAGAACCCGTAGTTGCAATGACTCTAGCCTTCCTAATCTTTGGGGAGAAGTTAACCATGTTTCAGTTGTTTGGAGGAGCCATGATAATACTCGGAGCAATTTTAGCTAAAATGGCTTAATCTTTTGTACTCTCTCCCCTCATGACAGCTGATGCTATCATATGTGCCAACCTTAAAGGCTCGGGAATTAGGGAATTTCTCGTTGTAACTCTTATGACTTCCCTGGCAGTGTCCTCACTTAGACCTACGACCTGATAATATAACTTCCCCGGAATAAGCTCTATGAGCTTACCAGCACTCCTTAGAAGTTTTATTCTTTCCTCGTAATCATTAAAATGCTTTCTAAGAGCAGATTCCATGGCATTCAAATCAGGTTTCTTTCTAATCACGACTATAACTGGCAACCCAGTTTCCCTATATACCCTTTTAACGTCAACTATGTTGAAACCAGCGTATGTGACCCCCTTGAGCATTATCACCCTAAGATCCTTAAACCTCGAGGAGTTAACGGCATCTATTATTGCATCGCTCGAGTCAAATCCATCTATGGTTATCCACCTGGTTACAATTCCAACGACATCGAGAGCCCCCTTCATGATTACGCCAACTAGAATTACTTTCTCACCCCTATTCTTTCCGGTGAATGTTCCATCATCAAACCCAATTACTCTTATCTCCCTCTTAACCTTCCTAATCATCAAACAAAGAATTAAATAGTGAGACATTAAGTTTGCGCAAGGTGTGAAGATGATAGGCTTGATATTCGCTGTAAAGCTAAAGCCCTCTGATAATTACCTAATTCCCATCAATGACGAGCCAATGGTCAAGTTACTTGAGTCAAGACTTAGACAGGCAAAGAGAGTAGAAGAGGTAATAACGTTAGTTAAGAAAGGTCACGAAAGGAAATATTCATTGCATGTCAGTAATGTAAAACCAGTTAAAGGTAGAACCGTAATAGAGGCTCTTTTGGAAGGATTACCCCCTGGAAAAGATATATTCCTAGTCAAAGGAAACATGCCTCTCGTGATGCCCTTCTTAGTGAATTACATGAGTACCATATTCATTGAGGAGTCTCCAGATGCTCTAATACCAAGATGGAGGGATGGAAGGGTTGAAATATTCCACGGAATTTATGATTCAAGAGCCCTAAGAAATGCCCTTGAAGCCATGAAAGCTGAAGGAGAGAGAAACATAAACTCCCTGCCGAACTACTTAGACGCGGAATATCTCAACATAGATGAGTTGATAGGAAGGAACGAGAAGGTATTTTGGAGCTTCTTTGTCATAAGGACATCAGAGGATTTAAGAAAAGTACTTAGATCTGGAATGATATAACGCATGATTTTTGCACAATTTAAAAGGAAAGTATAAAAATTTTGGAGCCTACTTACTTCTCGACATCCTATCTGTTTATCAGGTGGCAACGATGGCACGTTGGGAGAGGATAGTTGAAGGTGTCAAGAGTATTGCAGTGATAAAGAGTAAGATCATCAGTAGGGGAAAAAGGATAGCCCTCCTTGTTGATGGTCCAAATATCTTAAGGAAGGAACTCGGGATACACTTGGAGGATATAGTGGAGGCCCTAAGTAAGCTTGGCAATATAAGAGTAGCCAAAGTCATATTAAACCAGTACGCTCCCCAAAGTCTAATCGAGGCCGTCTCAAATCAGGGATTTGAACCAGTTATAGTTGCTGGTGAAATAGGAGTTAAACTCGCTGTAGAGGCCATGAGAGAAGTCTACAACCCAAACATAGACATACTTGCCTTGGCAACCAGGAATACGGAGTTCGTACCTATAATCCTCAAGGCTAAAGAAAAGGGAAAGGAGACTGCTATAATAGGAGTTGAACCTGGATTTAGTTCAGCGTTGAAGCATGCGGCTGATTACGTTATAATTCTTGAACCTAGGGGTGAGGTTAGTGAAGAGCGTGATTTCAAAGATATTGAAGAAAGAGACGGAAGAAGAAAGGAAAGAAGAAAGGCCTCAGAAAACAATCGGATTAATCATTGATGGACCCAATATCCTTAGGAAGGAATTTGGGATAAAGTTGGAAGATATAAAGAAAGCACTTGAAAGAATAGGGAAGATAAGAGTAGCCAAGGTGGTACTAAACCAATACGCACCTCAAGGTCTGATAGAAGCTGTCGTAAACCAGGGATTTGAGCCCATAATAGTGGCCGGAGATACCGATGTAAGGGTTGCGAT
The window above is part of the Pyrococcus sp. NA2 genome. Proteins encoded here:
- a CDS encoding RNA-guided endonuclease TnpB family protein, with protein sequence MKLTKTVILESYPLTGRKFNAIKEVYVEYSEILPPLTNYAVENKIKNPKKLRRLFYDELKGEHDLPTHYYYTVCQDAVTRAKSFLGLKKRGKAKTEKPVIRRVSLWLDDVLWDYRRFPQFNTLRDGRKILIIRLTTKRGRIKLPLKPHKLFFKYLNEGWRVKPCVKLRLIEEERKVLAYFVFEKEFEELKPTGSFLTVDYNADNVSFGTREFLIQVKTDLGRMTRFYSDARKEIQKSHSIGWRRKLPSKRGRELLEKFGRRKKNRRADLQRKFAKRLVELAKVLNTTIVLEDVPKNFNQRVARRRKKGEKRLRDTLHNIGMNGFQRFVLEKAVEYGVPVVFVDPSYSSRVCPRCGAFNVKPDDDALRRRVFNCPVCGFSMDRDFVAVLNLLGVFPFTPKANEPPVEDSVSPMTLVVEANLLHHKNSLVVITQGPQQK
- a CDS encoding glycogen/starch synthase: MKVLILGFEYLPVKVGGLSEALTSISRALASLGNEVLVFTPSHGRFKGSKIGSVKAFGEVIDVDVHESREGRLRVYRIGGGILNDSDVYGPGWEGLLRKSVVFGKASVLLLNKLLENENLPDVVHFHDWHSVFAGALIKKYFRIPAVFTIHRLNKSKIPAFYFHEAGLSELAPYPDLDPEHTGGYIADIVTTVSRGYLLDEWDFFRNFEGKITYVFNGIDCSFWNERYLDGSRNERRRKLLNKLGLDDGSTFLFIGRFDRVQKGVDTLFRAIEILSTTKEFEGMRFLIIGKGDPELENWARYIEGKYNNVRVITEMLSREFVREIYGSVDFVLIPSYFEPFGLVSLEAMCLGAIPIASSVGGLRDVVISLDDDPERGTGLLVKPGDPYALAEGIMRMYKLPGSILEKIRENCRRRAREFSWESAARRYIRAYTGNVDRFFGFII
- a CDS encoding carboxylate/amino acid/amine transporter → MRGYLLVFLAASMWGTLGIFAKFLYQFNLSTYTIIFYRVIFALIFLFVYLKIKGIPILVPRERLKFYVVYAFFSIFLFYSLYFYTVKISSVSFAVLMLYTAPAYSIILGKLFFNEKITKKKVIAVILVVSGVLSLNYGGISFTTKAIVVGLASGITYALYGVFAKMAVKREEPERVLFNVLLLGSLFLLPFTDFKVPIESIPYLLALAFFPTFLGYILYNTALKTVEVSKASVIATIEPVVAMTLAFLIFGEKLTMFQLFGGAMIILGAILAKMA
- a CDS encoding DUF99 family protein; this encodes MIRKVKREIRVIGFDDGTFTGKNRGEKVILVGVIMKGALDVVGIVTRWITIDGFDSSDAIIDAVNSSRFKDLRVIMLKGVTYAGFNIVDVKRVYRETGLPVIVVIRKKPDLNAMESALRKHFNDYEERIKLLRSAGKLIELIPGKLYYQVVGLSEDTAREVIRVTTRNSLIPEPLRLAHMIASAVMRGESTKD
- a CDS encoding molybdenum cofactor guanylyltransferase, with the translated sequence MIGLIFAVKLKPSDNYLIPINDEPMVKLLESRLRQAKRVEEVITLVKKGHERKYSLHVSNVKPVKGRTVIEALLEGLPPGKDIFLVKGNMPLVMPFLVNYMSTIFIEESPDALIPRWRDGRVEIFHGIYDSRALRNALEAMKAEGERNINSLPNYLDAEYLNIDELIGRNEKVFWSFFVIRTSEDLRKVLRSGMI
- a CDS encoding TIGR00288 family NYN domain-containing protein encodes the protein MARWERIVEGVKSIAVIKSKIISRGKRIALLVDGPNILRKELGIHLEDIVEALSKLGNIRVAKVILNQYAPQSLIEAVSNQGFEPVIVAGEIGVKLAVEAMREVYNPNIDILALATRNTEFVPIILKAKEKGKETAIIGVEPGFSSALKHAADYVIILEPRGEVSEERDFKDIEERDGRRKERRKASENNRINH
- a CDS encoding TIGR00288 family NYN domain-containing protein: MKSVISKILKKETEEERKEERPQKTIGLIIDGPNILRKEFGIKLEDIKKALERIGKIRVAKVVLNQYAPQGLIEAVVNQGFEPIIVAGDTDVRVAIEAMELIYNANVDVIALATRDADFLPLISEAKRKGKETVVIGVEPGFSVALQNAADYIIKMEKKAEEEGY